The genomic DNA GACGGGTCCGGCGAGGCGTCGGCCGACCCGCTCGACGAGGAGGCCGCGGTCGTCGTGCTCAGCTCGGGCTCGACCGCCGAGCCCAAGGGCGTCGTGCTGTCCGCCGCCGCCCTGCGCGCCGGGGCCGAGGCGACCCACGCCCGGCTCGGCGGGCCCGGGCACTGGCTGCTGCCCCTGCCGCCCCACCACGTGGCCGGGCTGATGGTGCTCGCGCGCGCGCACCTGGCCGGCACGTCGGTGCTGCCCCTCGCCCGCGACCTCGCCGACCTGCCCGACGCCGCGCTTACGCAGGGGCGGCGCTACCTCTCCCTCGTCCCGACGCAGCTCGTCCGGGCCATGGCCCAGCCCCGCCTGGTCGACGCGCTCGCCGGGCTCGACGCGGTGCTGGTCGGCGGCGGCGCGACGGACCCGGGGCTGCTGCGCCGGGCGCGCGACGCGGGCGTCAGCTGCGTGACCACGTACGGGATGAGCGAGACGTGCGGGGGCTGCGTCTACGACGGCGTGCCCCTCGACGGCGTGGACGTGCGGCTCGAGCAGGACGGCGGGCGGATCAGCATCGCCGGGCCCGTCCTCTTCTCCGGCTACCGCGGGCGGCCCGACCTGACCGCCGAGGCCGTCGTGGACGGCCGCCTGCGCTCCGCCGACCGCGGCCGCTGGGTCGACGGACCCGACGGCACGCGGCGCCTCGAGGTCCTCGGGCGCACCGACGACGTGGTCGTCAGCGGCGGCCACAACGTCGACCTCGGCGCGGTCGAGGCGCGGGCGCACGCCTGGCCGGGGCGCGGCACCGCCGAGCTCGCCGTCGTCGGGGTCCCGGACCCGGACTGGGGCACCGCGGTCGTGGCGGTGACCGACGACCCGGGCCTCACCCTCACCGCCCTGCAGGGCTGGGTGCGCGACGCGCTCCCGGCCTACGCCGCCCCCCGCCGGCTGGCCGTCCGGGTGCCGCTGCCCCGTACGCCGAGCGGCAAGGTCGACCGCCGCCGGCTGCAGACCGAGCTGGCCGGCCCGAGCACCGAGAAGGAGCCGACATGAGCGCACCCGTCGAGGGCGCCGCACCGCGGGCCACCCCCGCCCAGTGGGTCGAGGGCGCTCGCCCCCGCACGCTGCCGGCGGCGGTCAGCCCCGTCGTCGCCGCGACCGGCGTCGCCGCGTACACCGGCGGGGCCGACCTCCCGGTCGCGCTGCTCGCCCTGCTGGTCAGCCTCGCGCTGCAGGTCGGCGTGAACTTCGCCAACGACTACTCCGACGGGATCCGCGGCACCGACGCGGTCCGGGTGGGCCCGCTGCGCCTCGTCGGGAGCGGCCTCGCCCGGCCGGCCACCGTGCGCGCGGCGGCGTTCGCCTGCTTCGCGCTCGCCGGCGTCGCGGGGCTCGCCCTGGTCGTGCTCACCGGCCACTGGTGGCTCCTCGCCGTCGGCGTCGCCTGTGTGCTCGCGGCCTGGTACTACACCGGTGGGCGGCGCCCGTACGGCTACGCGGGCCTCGGCGAGGTTTTCGTCTTCGTCTTCTTCGGCCTGGTCGCGGTGTGCGGCACCGGCTACGTCCAGACCGGCCACGTCGACGCGGCGCTGCTGCTGACCGCCGTCTGGGTCGGCTGCCTGACCACCGCCGTCCTCGTGGCCAACAACCTCCGCGACCTCGCCGGCGACGCCGCCGTGGGCAAGCGAACCCTCGCCACGCGGCTGGGCGACCGCGGCACCCGGCTCTTCTACGTCGGCCTGGTCGTCGTCGCGGCCCTGGCGCTGGTCGGCGTCGCGGCGCTGACCACCGCCTGGGTGCTGCTGGCGCTGCTGGCGCTGCTCCTGCTGGCCGGCCCGGTCCGCGCCGTGCTCGGCGGTGCGCGCGGTCGCGACCTCATCGCGGTGCTCAAGGCGACGGGCCTGGCCGGCCTGGCCGCGTCCCTCGTCAGCGCCCTCGCCCTCGTCCTCGCCTGACCCGTCCGGCACGCCCGACCATCCGACGGTCCTGCTTCCTGAACCGACCCTGGGCACGTCCGCAGCCGCACCGCCGGGCCCTACGCCGCAGCCAGCGGTCAGCGCCACCGCGAGACCCGGGTGGCCCACGGGGACGGACCCCTCGACCGGTCGCGCACACCGGACCGGGCGTCATCCGCACGCTGGCTGGGGTCCAGGAGCCGGGGCGTCAGCCGCCTCCGGGACCCGACACCGGTGTCAGAGGTGGCGTTGACGACTTCCTGCGGTACCTCAAGGAACTCTCAGGAGCCTCAGGACGGTTGAGCCGTCGAGAGTCGATGCTGAGGAAGACCTGGTTGTCTCTCGCAGCTCTCTGAGTAGGACCTGAAGGTTGAAACCTGAACCTTGTTGATGTCAGCACACGGCTGGCGGACACGAGGAGAACCCCGATGAGCATCAACTTCGACCTCCCGCAGGGCGGCGCCGACGCCGAGCACACCGCCGCGCACGCCGCCGAGCGCACCGTCGAGACCGTCGAGCTGGCCGACCTCGCGGAGGTGACGCCCGTCGCCACGGCTGCTGCCGCCGACGAGCAGGAGCAGGCCACCGGCGGCTCCCTCTCGCGCTACCTGCACCAGCACCTGGCCGACATCGAGGCGCTGCCCACCTACCGGCCCAGGATCGGCGTGATCATCCCGGCGTACAACGAGGCCGAGTCCATCGAGGACGTGCTGCGCGGCCTGCTGGCCCAGACGCGGCTGCCCGACGAGATCCACGTGATCATCAACAACACCAAGGACAACTCCTTCGAGCTGGCCGCGGCCTTCGCCGGCCCGCACAAGGGCGCCAAGGTCAAGGGCCAGAAGCGCCAGCGCACCGAGGTCTTCGTCCACGACATCGGAGAGAACCCCGACAAGAAGGTCGGCGCGCTCAACTACGGCTTCAACCTCATCCAGGACGCCGAGTACCTGCTGGGCGTCGACGGCGACACCGTCCTCGCGCCGAACGCGGTCGAGAAGCTCGAGCAGGAGATCGTGTCCGACACCCGCATCGGCGGGATCTCGGCGATCTACTCGATCGACGACACCTTGATCAAGGGCCCGGTCGCCAAGCTCCTCATCGCCGGCCAGCGCACCCAGTTCGCCGCCTTCAACATGCAGAACATGCTCCGCGGCCGCAACATGGCGG from Microlunatus sagamiharensis includes the following:
- a CDS encoding AMP-binding protein, with product MTSGSAPSRLRGVDESGLVAALASALEGGPPVAPLPHDAVERARAVSALHLDGSGEASADPLDEEAAVVVLSSGSTAEPKGVVLSAAALRAGAEATHARLGGPGHWLLPLPPHHVAGLMVLARAHLAGTSVLPLARDLADLPDAALTQGRRYLSLVPTQLVRAMAQPRLVDALAGLDAVLVGGGATDPGLLRRARDAGVSCVTTYGMSETCGGCVYDGVPLDGVDVRLEQDGGRISIAGPVLFSGYRGRPDLTAEAVVDGRLRSADRGRWVDGPDGTRRLEVLGRTDDVVVSGGHNVDLGAVEARAHAWPGRGTAELAVVGVPDPDWGTAVVAVTDDPGLTLTALQGWVRDALPAYAAPRRLAVRVPLPRTPSGKVDRRRLQTELAGPSTEKEPT
- a CDS encoding 1,4-dihydroxy-2-naphthoate polyprenyltransferase is translated as MSAPVEGAAPRATPAQWVEGARPRTLPAAVSPVVAATGVAAYTGGADLPVALLALLVSLALQVGVNFANDYSDGIRGTDAVRVGPLRLVGSGLARPATVRAAAFACFALAGVAGLALVVLTGHWWLLAVGVACVLAAWYYTGGRRPYGYAGLGEVFVFVFFGLVAVCGTGYVQTGHVDAALLLTAVWVGCLTTAVLVANNLRDLAGDAAVGKRTLATRLGDRGTRLFYVGLVVVAALALVGVAALTTAWVLLALLALLLLAGPVRAVLGGARGRDLIAVLKATGLAGLAASLVSALALVLA